The following are from one region of the Coffea eugenioides isolate CCC68of chromosome 2, Ceug_1.0, whole genome shotgun sequence genome:
- the LOC113759480 gene encoding probable WRKY transcription factor 53 produces MENSADWELGNLINELMLGRELAKQLQVRINAPSSSPESRELLVHKIINSYEKVLNMLKSNAAVRVGEREQSTGTTIAMSESRSRQNTGLAIGMPDSPRSLSASPHSDDSDREFRDQDSRDVTRKRKTMPRWTKHVQVCPGMGLEGPLDDGFSWRKYGQKDILGAKHPRGYYRCTHRHVQGCLATKQVQRSDEDPTIFEVTYRGRHTCNQGSEPKPPSAAAEKPETSSQGKHRQVTSQPQQNQQGILLSFQRDLKVNTKDLDSHNQHFPTFDFAPTSTTKPETHPFLPSLTDNNFAGDLSPPFMTPLTSGSDYFPVSPTHISSYAENQNSYASESEFTGLISAATSTTNSPTVGSDFPFSQIGFDTNFTFDNSRFFS; encoded by the exons ATGGAGAATTCAGCAGATTGGGAGCTTGGGAATCTGATAAATGAGCTAATGCTAGGGAGGGAGTTGGCTAAGCAGCTTCAGGTTCGTATCAATGCCCCATCTTCTTCACCCGAGAGTCGTGAATTGTTGGTTCACAAGATAATCAACTCCTACGAGAAGGTGTTGAACATGCTCAAAAGTAATGCCGCTGTCAGAGTGGGAGAGAGGGAACAAAGTACAGGGACAACCATCGCAATGTCTGAATCCCGCTCCCGCCAAAATACAGGGTTGGCAATTGGAATGCCTGATTCCCCAAGATCCTTGAGCGCAAGTCCGCACAGTGATGATTCTGATAGAGAATTCAGGGATCAGGACTCCAGAGACGTCACCAGGAAGAG GAAGACTATGCCACGGTGGACAAAACACGTTCAAGTTTGTCCTGGGATGGGACTTGAAGGGCCTCTAGATGATGGCTTCAGTTGGAGAAAGTATGGGCAGAAAGATATTCTTGGAGCCAAACACCCAAG AGGTTACTACAGGTGCACTCACCGACACGTCCAAGGCTGTCTGGCTACAAAACAAGTTCAAAGATCTGATGAGGACCCAACAATATTCGAAGTTACATACCGTGGAAGGCATACATGTAACCAGGGTTCTGAGCCAAAACCACCTTCAGCAGCAGCTGAAAAGCCTGAAACTAGCTCGCAAGGGAAACATCGACAGGTGACCTCTCAACCGCAACAAAATCAACAGGGAATACTCTTGAGTTTCCAACGAGACCTAAAAGTTAACACCAAGGACCTAGACTCCCACAACCAACATTTCCCTACATTTGACTTCGCTCCAACATCAACTACAAAGCCAGAAACTCATCCTTTCTTGCCATCTCTGACTGATAACAACTTTGCAGGAGATTTGTCTCCTCCATTCATGACTCCCCTAACATCAGGGTCAGACTACTTCCCGGTTTCACCAACTCACATAAGCAGTTATGCAGAAAACCAAAACTCGTATGCTTCGGAGTCAGAATTTACAGGCTTGATCTCAGCAGCAACTTCCACTACAAATTCTCCCACTGTTGGCTCAGACTTCCCATTCAGTCAGATTGGCTTTGACACGAACTTTACATTTGATAATTCAAGGTTCTTTTCCTAG
- the LOC113763404 gene encoding transcription factor SPEECHLESS gives MDGENLSELFEFDETNLAGPTSPDDIFSVLEALEGVSEFNEMTPLDEAAGGSNPKDRGDQETGSTRLVSQKSTSSSALQESENELETSQKSKRRKLTVEPTATASSEEANIDGLQRMSHITVERNRRKQMNEHLTVLRSLMPCFYVKRGDQASIIGGVVDYINELQQVLQSLEAKKQRKVYSEVLSPRLVSSPRSSPLSPRKPPLSPRLSLPISPRTPQPSSPYKPRLQQHGLPSPCSSSTSSTVDSVNELVANSKSAIAEVEVKFSGPNVLLKTLSPRLPGQVVKIVSAIEDLSLEILQVEMSATDQTMINSFTIKIGIECQLSAEELAQQIQQTFC, from the exons ATGGATGGAGAAAATTTGTCTGAGCTTTTTGAGTTCGACGAAACCAACTTGGCTGGTCCAACTTCTCCTGATGATATCTTTAGTGTTCTTGAGGCTCTGGAAGGGGTTTCGGAATTTAATGAGATGACCCCACTGGATGAAGCTGCAGGCGGTTCGAACCCGAAAGATCGTGGGGATCAGGAGACGGGCAGCACCAGGTTGGTTTCCCAGAAATCCACATCTTCAAGTGCTCTACAGGAGTCCGAGAATGAGCTCGAAACTTCGCAAAAGAGCAAGAGGCGGAAGCTCACAGTAGAGCCAACAGCAACGGCTTCTTCCGAGGAAGCCAACATAGATGGACTGCAAAGGATGTCCCATATAACAGTGGAGAGGAATCGGAGGAAGCAGATGAACGAGCACTTAACCGTCTTGCGTTCTTTGATGCCTTGCTTTTATGTCAAAAGG GGTGACCAAGCGTCAATCATAGGTGGGGTTGTGGATTACATCAACGAGCTGCAGCAGGTTCTACAATCCCTCGAGGCCAAGAAGCAACGAAAAGTTTACAGCGAGGTTTTAAGTCCTAGACTTGTTTCTAGTCCACGGTCATCGCCGCTGAGCCCTAGAAAGCCACCATTAAGCCCCAGATTAAGCTTACCCATAAGCCCAAGAACACCACAACCCAGCAGCCCCTACAAGCCAAGGTTGCAGCAGCATGGTTTACCATCTCCATGCTCTTCCAGTACCTCCTCCACTGTTGACAGTGTTAACGAGCTGGTTGCAAATTCCAAATCGGCAATTGCCGAAGTGGAGGTGAAGTTCTCTGGCCCAAATGTCCTCCTAAAGACCTTGTCCCCACGTTTACCGGGCCAAGTGGTTAAGATAGTCTCTGCTATTGAAGACCTCTCCCTCGAAATCCTCCAGGTGGAAATGAGCGCTACTGATCAAACCATGATTAATTCTTTCACCATTAAG ATTGGAATTGAGTGCCAACTTAGCGCGGAGGAATTGGCTCAACAAATTCAGCAAACATTTTGCTAA